In Pollutimonas sp. M17, a single genomic region encodes these proteins:
- a CDS encoding M20/M25/M40 family metallo-hydrolase → MSQDDQNRTLELLREFISIDSQSHKASQPIFDSAASALEGWDLEYVDYQDAAGTPKRNMVARHPGSRSRMAFAGHLDTVSSTGWVRDPFDATIEGHRLYGLGASDMKGPIASFIVASNSLPEAERPMLVLTSDEEAGKQGVREVVANSRTLKEFTPACFIVAEPTALGILRGHRVDVAFSVHAEGIQAHSSTGRGVNANIALVPFLNEMRELHLHLRTNPALFDMQYDPPYCDLNFVIDNYGAFPNMTVGLATCNIKFRYSKSFDPEMVITRVREAAERHNLKVQVRPEAPPPELAGDHPLVRQAEEILGTTARVAGLGTEASEYSKLAPCLVFGPGDIDHAHKPTEYIDLPQLHLSTHLFRKIALQLGQQ, encoded by the coding sequence ATGTCGCAAGATGATCAAAACAGAACACTAGAACTGCTGCGTGAGTTCATTTCCATCGATTCGCAGAGCCATAAGGCCAGTCAGCCCATATTCGATTCCGCGGCAAGCGCGCTTGAGGGCTGGGATCTGGAGTATGTCGATTACCAGGATGCCGCCGGAACGCCCAAGCGCAATATGGTTGCCCGCCATCCCGGCAGCCGGTCACGGATGGCCTTCGCCGGCCACCTGGACACCGTTTCTTCCACCGGCTGGGTCCGTGACCCGTTCGATGCCACCATCGAAGGCCATCGGCTCTATGGACTGGGCGCGTCGGACATGAAAGGGCCCATTGCCTCGTTCATCGTGGCCTCCAATTCGTTGCCGGAAGCCGAGCGGCCCATGCTTGTGCTGACCTCGGACGAGGAAGCGGGAAAGCAGGGCGTGCGCGAGGTGGTGGCGAACAGCCGGACGTTGAAGGAATTTACGCCGGCATGCTTCATCGTGGCCGAGCCCACCGCCTTGGGGATACTGCGTGGACACAGGGTGGACGTAGCCTTTTCGGTCCATGCCGAGGGCATACAGGCGCATTCATCGACGGGGCGAGGGGTGAACGCCAACATTGCGCTGGTGCCATTTCTCAATGAAATGCGGGAGCTGCACCTGCACCTGCGCACCAATCCCGCCTTGTTCGACATGCAATACGATCCGCCGTACTGCGATCTGAACTTCGTCATCGACAACTATGGCGCATTCCCGAACATGACGGTCGGGCTCGCGACATGCAATATCAAATTCCGCTATTCCAAGTCATTCGATCCTGAAATGGTCATTACCCGCGTCCGCGAAGCGGCCGAGAGGCACAATCTGAAAGTCCAGGTCCGGCCGGAGGCGCCGCCGCCGGAGCTTGCCGGCGATCATCCCCTGGTCAGGCAGGCGGAAGAGATTCTGGGTACAACAGCCCGGGTGGCGGGCTTGGGCACTGAAGCATCGGAGTATTCCAAGCTTGCTCCGTGCCTGGTGTTTGGTCCGGGAGACATCGACCATGCGCATAAGCCCACGGAATACATCGATTTGCCGCAACTGCATCTTTCCACCCACCTCTTCAGAAAAATCGCTTTGCAACTGGGCCAGCAATAA
- a CDS encoding LysR family transcriptional regulator yields the protein MISSSYRYFVAISEDLSIRKAAERVHISPSALSRQVMLLEAEYGQPLLTRKANGVELTAAGNILLRHIHSLLRQEHALKGDLADLGNLQFGHIRIACGNGFATSLANLVLPEFYELHPGVTYTVAVEPGDEVMRSIAEDQADIGLTFNPPSHPAIEVISSFKAPLLAVTSSHKKYKKLNGGLSIDELSKTPLALPRFNHGIRRLVHQVEMAEGVRLRPAMESNSYEVLKSFIMNRNGVSLFPYFSVAQELKEGKLRAHPLANTMFQSTTGAIVVRRGRHSSLAATEFLKHLKQEIRAWENTGLE from the coding sequence ATGATCAGCTCGAGCTACCGTTATTTCGTGGCGATTTCAGAAGACCTGTCGATACGCAAGGCGGCCGAACGCGTGCATATTTCCCCCTCCGCGCTTAGCCGCCAGGTGATGCTGCTTGAAGCGGAATACGGGCAGCCGCTGTTGACCCGCAAGGCCAATGGCGTCGAGCTGACTGCCGCGGGCAATATACTTTTGCGCCACATCCACTCGCTGCTCCGCCAGGAGCATGCCTTGAAGGGCGACCTAGCGGATCTGGGAAACCTGCAGTTCGGCCACATACGGATTGCCTGCGGCAACGGCTTCGCCACCAGTCTGGCAAATCTGGTCCTGCCCGAATTCTACGAACTGCATCCCGGCGTCACCTATACCGTCGCCGTCGAGCCCGGCGACGAGGTCATGCGCAGCATTGCCGAGGACCAGGCCGATATAGGCCTTACCTTCAACCCGCCATCCCACCCCGCCATTGAGGTCATCAGCTCCTTCAAGGCCCCTCTCCTGGCGGTTACGTCTTCGCATAAAAAATACAAGAAGCTCAACGGAGGCCTCTCCATAGACGAATTGTCGAAAACTCCATTGGCCCTGCCTCGATTCAACCATGGAATCCGCCGCCTGGTTCATCAGGTGGAGATGGCCGAGGGCGTCCGGCTGCGGCCGGCAATGGAAAGCAATTCCTACGAAGTGCTCAAGTCGTTCATCATGAACCGCAACGGCGTGTCCCTGTTTCCCTATTTTTCGGTTGCCCAGGAATTGAAAGAAGGAAAGCTGCGCGCGCACCCGCTGGCCAACACGATGTTCCAGTCCACGACCGGAGCCATCGTGGTCAGACGTGGCAGGCACTCGTCATTGGCGGCAACCGAGTTCCTGAAGCACTTGAAGCAGGAAATCCGCGCCTGGGAGAACACCGGACTGGAATGA
- a CDS encoding CaiB/BaiF CoA transferase family protein, giving the protein MIKVLNGIRVLEQGTFITGPAAGMLLGDLGADVVKIEQPGAGDPFRAFKGGLYSPHFQTYNRNKRSITLNTKDAEDLAAFDELISTADVYIQNFRPGAAERLNVGEERLRKINPRLIYCSISGFGPTGPAAGRPAYDSVAQAASGFLGLLINPENPRVVGPALADSITGFYAAYGVLGALHERNRTGVGRKVEVSMLEAMSHFNLDAFTHYYSAGEVMGPYSRPSVSQSYVMKCADGKWLALHMSSPEKFWQGLANAMEQSTLFQDPRFSDRSGRIANQEALIDILGPIFAGRTRAEWCRRLEAEDVPHAPMYDTSEALEDPQARHLEILVSSTHKTMGEFRTVRPPVSFDGQRSTEVVPPPVLGEHNDEVLGALRARSGQAKKG; this is encoded by the coding sequence ATGATCAAAGTGCTAAATGGCATTCGCGTGCTGGAGCAAGGAACCTTCATCACCGGTCCGGCGGCGGGCATGCTGCTGGGCGACCTTGGCGCCGACGTCGTCAAGATCGAGCAGCCCGGCGCCGGCGATCCTTTTCGCGCCTTCAAGGGCGGCCTGTACAGTCCTCATTTCCAGACCTACAACCGCAACAAGCGCAGCATTACGCTGAACACCAAAGACGCCGAAGACCTGGCGGCTTTCGACGAATTGATCAGCACGGCGGATGTCTATATCCAGAACTTCCGTCCCGGCGCGGCCGAGCGGCTCAATGTCGGCGAAGAGCGCCTGCGCAAGATCAATCCGCGTCTAATCTATTGCTCGATCAGCGGCTTTGGGCCTACGGGTCCTGCTGCCGGCCGGCCCGCCTACGATTCCGTGGCCCAGGCGGCCAGCGGCTTCCTGGGCCTGCTGATCAACCCCGAGAACCCGCGCGTGGTCGGCCCCGCCCTGGCCGACTCGATTACCGGTTTCTATGCCGCCTACGGCGTGCTGGGCGCGCTGCACGAGCGCAACCGGACCGGTGTGGGGCGCAAGGTGGAGGTGTCCATGCTGGAAGCCATGAGCCACTTCAATCTGGATGCCTTCACGCATTACTACTCCGCCGGCGAAGTCATGGGGCCCTACAGCCGGCCCAGCGTTTCGCAGTCCTACGTCATGAAATGCGCCGATGGCAAATGGCTGGCCCTGCATATGTCCTCGCCGGAAAAATTCTGGCAGGGGCTGGCCAATGCCATGGAGCAATCGACCTTGTTTCAGGACCCCCGGTTCTCTGACCGCAGCGGACGCATCGCCAACCAGGAAGCCCTGATCGATATCCTGGGGCCCATATTTGCGGGACGCACGCGCGCCGAGTGGTGCCGGCGGCTGGAGGCCGAAGACGTGCCGCACGCTCCCATGTACGATACCAGCGAAGCCCTGGAGGATCCGCAAGCCAGGCATCTGGAGATCCTGGTTTCTTCCACGCACAAGACCATGGGCGAGTTCCGCACCGTGCGGCCGCCCGTTTCGTTCGACGGCCAGCGCAGCACCGAAGTGGTTCCGCCGCCGGTGCTGGGCGAACATAATGACGAGGTATTGGGGGCGCTGCGCGCACGGTCGGGCCAGGCGAAGAAAGGCTGA
- a CDS encoding citryl-CoA lyase gives MKIGKETIPRSAICTSNSETIVVRGKDLAQELIGKMSFTDYFYLLVAGQEPTPAATAVLNATLVAIAEHGLVPSVQASRMTLAAAPDALQGAVAAGILGCGSVILGASETCGILLEEIRVRAGEGRDYGAAARHVVGEYRGAGRAIPGYGHPLHKQRDPRVTALFNVAEKAGADMTYVRIADAVEKVIPDVVGKNLMLNVSAAIPAVLLGVGFPITALRGVPILARTAGLIGHLTEEFRKPIGFALSYQATRSYVYDGDVPDGFTEDHA, from the coding sequence ATGAAAATAGGTAAAGAAACCATTCCCCGCTCGGCCATATGCACTTCCAATTCGGAAACCATCGTGGTTCGGGGCAAAGACCTGGCGCAGGAACTCATCGGAAAGATGTCCTTTACGGATTATTTTTACCTGCTGGTCGCCGGGCAGGAACCGACACCGGCCGCCACTGCCGTGCTGAACGCCACGCTGGTCGCTATCGCGGAGCACGGCCTGGTGCCCAGCGTACAGGCCAGCCGCATGACATTGGCCGCGGCGCCCGATGCCCTGCAGGGCGCGGTGGCGGCGGGCATCCTGGGCTGCGGATCGGTCATCCTGGGCGCTTCTGAAACCTGCGGAATATTGCTCGAAGAGATCCGCGTGCGCGCCGGTGAAGGGCGGGACTACGGAGCTGCCGCCCGACACGTGGTCGGCGAATACCGCGGCGCCGGGCGGGCCATTCCAGGCTACGGCCATCCCCTGCATAAACAGCGCGATCCCAGGGTGACCGCGCTCTTCAATGTGGCCGAGAAGGCCGGCGCCGACATGACCTATGTGCGAATCGCCGATGCGGTCGAGAAAGTGATCCCGGACGTCGTGGGCAAGAATCTGATGCTCAATGTCTCGGCGGCCATCCCTGCGGTTCTGCTGGGCGTGGGCTTTCCGATCACCGCCCTGAGAGGCGTGCCTATTCTTGCGCGCACCGCCGGCCTTATCGGCCATCTGACCGAAGAATTCCGGAAGCCCATCGGCTTCGCCCTGTCGTATCAGGCGACACGCAGCTATGTCTACGACGGCGATGTGCCTGACGGCTTTACTGAAGATCACGCCTAG
- a CDS encoding maleylacetate reductase — translation MQEFVYTAQSVRVVFGVDAWSRLNAEAGLLGAGKALVLCTPRQRALAQRALDALAQRGAGIYDKAAMHVPLATVQDAGIAARQMEADCIVAIGGGSTIGLAKALALESALPILAVPTTYSGSEMTSIYGVTEDGQKKTGKDDRVLPRTVIYDPALTLKLPLGISVASGLNAMAHAAEGLYARDGNPVLALMAEEGIRAMAGGLRRLTRRGDDAGARSESLYGAWLCGTVLGGAGMALHHKLCHTLGGSFDLPHAQTHSVVLPHAMAYNAAAASPAMQRISRALDRPGLPAAEALHDLAQELGAPLALRDIGMRETDLDRAADIASSKPYWNPRPIDRDGIRALLQRAFEGARPA, via the coding sequence ATGCAAGAGTTCGTGTATACGGCGCAGTCCGTGCGCGTGGTATTCGGCGTGGATGCATGGAGCAGGCTGAACGCCGAGGCGGGCCTGCTTGGCGCTGGCAAAGCGCTGGTGCTGTGCACGCCGCGCCAGCGCGCGCTGGCTCAGCGGGCGCTCGATGCGCTTGCGCAGCGCGGCGCAGGCATCTACGACAAGGCGGCCATGCATGTGCCTCTGGCCACCGTGCAGGACGCCGGGATAGCGGCAAGGCAGATGGAGGCCGACTGTATCGTGGCGATCGGAGGCGGTTCCACAATAGGCCTGGCCAAGGCGCTCGCTCTGGAAAGCGCCTTGCCCATACTGGCGGTGCCGACCACATACTCCGGGTCTGAAATGACGTCCATTTACGGAGTGACCGAGGACGGCCAGAAGAAAACCGGCAAAGATGACCGTGTGTTGCCGCGCACGGTCATCTACGACCCGGCGCTCACCCTGAAATTGCCCTTGGGCATCTCCGTGGCAAGCGGCCTGAACGCCATGGCCCACGCCGCGGAGGGCTTGTATGCCCGGGATGGCAACCCTGTGCTGGCATTGATGGCGGAAGAAGGCATCCGCGCCATGGCCGGCGGACTGCGCCGGCTGACGCGGCGGGGGGACGATGCCGGCGCCCGAAGCGAGTCCCTGTACGGAGCCTGGCTTTGCGGCACCGTCCTTGGAGGCGCGGGCATGGCATTGCATCACAAGCTGTGCCATACCCTGGGCGGCAGTTTCGATCTGCCACACGCACAGACGCATTCCGTCGTGCTTCCGCATGCCATGGCGTATAACGCGGCTGCGGCTTCGCCCGCGATGCAGCGCATTTCGCGTGCGCTCGACCGGCCCGGCCTGCCCGCCGCCGAGGCTTTGCACGACCTTGCGCAAGAGCTGGGCGCGCCATTGGCCCTGCGCGACATCGGCATGCGCGAAACGGATCTTGACCGGGCGGCGGATATCGCGTCGTCAAAACCGTACTGGAACCCCCGGCCCATCGACCGCGACGGCATACGCGCTTTGCTGCAACGCGCATTCGAGGGGGCGCGGCCTGCCTGA
- a CDS encoding Bug family tripartite tricarboxylate transporter substrate binding protein, which yields MNLPMEKASSRHAWHRLAAALIAAPLAFMAAPAQSSDYPSKAVRMVVPFGPGTTTDTISRLISERMAQELGQSIVIDNRAGAGGTIGTAQVGRSAPDGYTIVMGTVGTHAINKELYSKRGYDPETDFEPIAFVGQTPTILVVSGNSPYHSVKDLGTAAAKPPGITFSSAGSGTSGHLAGELLKDRLGGEMVHVPYKEGSMALQDVMSGEVQFMFYHPAAVLPHVKAGKLRAIGVSSNKRSIAAPDVASIADQTNSDFDLVAWFMMYAPAGTPEPVMAKLKKAAEVALADPELAAKLKAQGVEPGGEATKDLAKFEKIEIQKWAELVRKSGAKVN from the coding sequence ATGAATTTACCTATGGAAAAAGCCTCGAGCAGGCATGCATGGCATCGTCTGGCGGCTGCGCTCATTGCGGCCCCTTTGGCGTTTATGGCCGCGCCGGCGCAGTCTTCGGACTATCCGTCCAAAGCGGTGCGCATGGTGGTGCCGTTCGGGCCCGGAACCACGACCGACACGATTTCCCGCCTGATTTCCGAGAGAATGGCGCAGGAGCTCGGCCAGTCCATCGTTATCGACAACCGGGCGGGCGCGGGCGGCACGATAGGCACTGCCCAAGTCGGGCGCAGCGCGCCGGACGGATACACCATCGTCATGGGCACGGTCGGAACGCATGCAATCAACAAGGAACTGTATTCCAAGCGCGGCTACGATCCCGAGACCGATTTCGAGCCCATCGCCTTCGTCGGCCAAACGCCCACCATTCTGGTGGTCAGCGGCAACTCGCCCTATCATTCGGTAAAAGATCTTGGCACGGCTGCGGCAAAGCCGCCGGGCATCACCTTCTCATCGGCCGGCAGCGGTACATCCGGCCACCTTGCGGGCGAGTTGCTGAAAGACAGGCTGGGCGGAGAAATGGTGCACGTCCCCTACAAGGAGGGCAGCATGGCCCTGCAGGACGTGATGTCCGGAGAGGTGCAGTTCATGTTCTATCATCCCGCAGCGGTCTTGCCCCACGTCAAGGCCGGGAAGCTTCGGGCCATCGGCGTGTCCAGCAATAAGCGCAGCATTGCCGCGCCCGACGTCGCCAGCATCGCGGATCAGACCAACAGCGATTTCGACCTGGTGGCCTGGTTCATGATGTACGCGCCCGCCGGAACGCCCGAGCCCGTCATGGCCAAGCTGAAAAAGGCCGCTGAAGTCGCACTGGCCGATCCGGAGCTGGCCGCCAAGCTGAAGGCCCAGGGCGTGGAGCCGGGCGGCGAAGCCACCAAGGATCTGGCAAAGTTCGAGAAAATCGAAATCCAGAAGTGGGCCGAACTGGTCAGGAAATCGGGCGCCAAGGTCAACTAA
- a CDS encoding LysR substrate-binding domain-containing protein: MELRHLRYFIALAGSLNFTRAAERVHVTQSTLSHQIRQLEEELGQRLFDRKGKRVVLTEAGESFLAYATRALAVIDQGLSELKQTVIPMTGTVRIGTTHTFNLGFLPDCIALFLKHNPTVKVVIEELSGDAITEGLKEEQLDVGIAYRPEQQKEIRFEPLFNEELALVVGHTHPLAKRKRLRIAELHRESLVLLPPSFSTRRLLDECFSAAGAEPNVIAEMNTIPAMLGLLARENVGTIAAPSAVAEHSKPWRIIPLEGPTPIRTHGLLFMDKHAQTPASMAFITLIRKQAMAGKRGATPA; the protein is encoded by the coding sequence ATGGAACTCAGGCACCTACGGTATTTCATCGCGCTGGCGGGTTCGTTGAATTTCACGCGGGCCGCCGAACGCGTACACGTGACGCAGTCCACGCTGTCGCATCAGATACGCCAGCTGGAAGAAGAATTGGGCCAACGGCTATTCGACCGCAAGGGCAAACGCGTTGTTTTGACCGAAGCCGGCGAGTCTTTCCTGGCCTATGCCACCCGTGCCCTGGCCGTCATAGACCAAGGCCTTAGCGAGCTAAAGCAAACTGTCATCCCCATGACGGGAACGGTGCGCATAGGGACCACCCACACCTTCAACCTGGGTTTCCTTCCCGATTGCATAGCACTTTTTCTCAAGCATAACCCTACGGTCAAGGTTGTAATCGAAGAGCTTTCGGGAGACGCCATTACGGAAGGCCTGAAGGAGGAGCAACTGGACGTGGGCATTGCCTATCGGCCCGAGCAACAGAAAGAAATAAGGTTTGAACCCTTGTTCAACGAAGAACTTGCCTTGGTGGTTGGGCACACGCATCCGCTCGCCAAACGCAAGCGCCTGCGAATCGCCGAACTTCATCGTGAATCGCTGGTCTTGCTGCCGCCCAGCTTTTCGACTCGCCGCCTGCTTGACGAGTGTTTCAGCGCGGCCGGCGCCGAGCCCAATGTTATCGCCGAGATGAATACCATCCCAGCCATGCTGGGGTTGCTGGCTCGCGAAAACGTAGGCACCATCGCCGCCCCCAGCGCGGTTGCCGAACACAGCAAGCCGTGGCGCATCATTCCACTGGAAGGCCCCACCCCCATCCGCACGCATGGATTGTTGTTCATGGACAAGCATGCTCAAACGCCCGCCAGCATGGCTTTCATCACCCTTATCCGCAAGCAGGCCATGGCCGGAAAGCGCGGCGCTACGCCCGCATAA
- the selD gene encoding selenide, water dikinase SelD: protein MQDSISTQAGPRLTSLSHGGGCGCKIAPGVLSELLAGMPAAQPYANLMVGSETSDDAAVYRLNDQQALIATTDFFMPIVDDPYDFGRIAAANALSDVYAMGGSPIMALAIVGMPINVLPKSDIAAILQGGAAVCAQAGIPVAGGHSIDSVEPIYGLAAMGLAHPDHIKRNADARAGDVLILGKALGVGVLSAALKKNMLDDEGYRAMVDSTTQLNRPGAILGGLEGVHAMTDVTGFGLLGHTLEVARAAGLSARLRHADLPWLPGVRQLAARGVVTGASGRNWASYGDAIVLAPQLDETLRALLCDPQTSGGLLVSCAPEAAAQVLDVFGSEGFAQAAIIGELHEGGAAVQVE from the coding sequence ATGCAAGACTCTATTTCCACCCAAGCCGGGCCGCGATTGACTTCACTGTCACATGGAGGTGGCTGCGGGTGCAAGATTGCGCCCGGCGTACTCTCCGAACTGCTGGCCGGCATGCCCGCGGCACAGCCCTATGCCAATTTGATGGTGGGCAGCGAAACATCGGATGATGCGGCGGTGTACCGGTTGAATGACCAGCAGGCCCTGATCGCCACCACCGACTTCTTCATGCCCATCGTCGACGATCCCTACGACTTTGGCCGCATCGCCGCCGCCAACGCGCTGTCGGATGTCTATGCCATGGGCGGCTCGCCCATCATGGCGCTGGCCATTGTGGGCATGCCCATCAATGTTCTGCCTAAATCCGATATTGCCGCCATCCTGCAAGGTGGCGCGGCGGTCTGCGCCCAGGCCGGCATACCCGTGGCGGGCGGACACTCCATCGATTCCGTGGAGCCCATCTACGGCCTGGCCGCCATGGGCCTGGCGCATCCCGATCACATCAAGCGCAACGCCGACGCCAGGGCGGGTGATGTGCTGATTCTCGGCAAGGCGCTGGGCGTGGGGGTCTTGTCGGCGGCGCTGAAGAAGAACATGCTGGATGACGAGGGCTACCGCGCCATGGTGGACAGCACCACGCAGTTGAATCGGCCGGGCGCCATCCTGGGCGGCCTGGAAGGCGTGCACGCAATGACGGACGTCACCGGTTTCGGGCTGCTGGGCCATACGCTGGAAGTTGCGCGGGCAGCGGGCCTGTCAGCACGATTGCGCCATGCAGACCTTCCCTGGCTGCCCGGCGTGCGCCAATTGGCCGCACGAGGGGTGGTCACCGGCGCCTCAGGCCGTAACTGGGCCTCCTACGGGGATGCCATCGTGCTGGCGCCCCAGTTGGATGAAACACTGCGCGCCCTGCTGTGCGATCCCCAGACGTCGGGGGGGCTGCTGGTGTCCTGCGCGCCCGAAGCCGCTGCACAGGTGCTTGATGTCTTCGGCTCCGAAGGCTTCGCACAGGCCGCGATCATTGGGGAGCTGCATGAGGGCGGGGCTGCTGTGCAGGTAGAGTAG
- a CDS encoding GntP family permease, with product MTSTLAIIVSLVLLMYLAYRGITVLLLAPLMAALAVLLSGDISFFLPIYTETFMSALSGYVLQFLPIFLLGALFGQLMADSGAAHTISRWIVDRLGHKHAIVTVVLACSVLTYGGVSLFVVAFAIYPIARDLFRAADIPKRLVPASIALGSFTFTMTALPGTPAIQNAIPIPYYGTNVFAAPGLGIIAAAIMLGGGLWWLRSREAAARLRGEGYGQHVEAESVANEKDAEERGPMSRMPLFLAILPLLLVVGVNALFTYVVFPNMDLTFLAERFPSVSPGKMTGLWALIVALVVACATLIVLRLGHWNDLRETINKGVFGFMLPLFNTASEVGYGAVIASLAGFAIIRDAVLNVAPGNPLVSEAVAMNVLAGITGSSSGGLSIALQTLGSDYLRMAQEAGISPELLHRVAVMAAGGFDTLPHCGAIITLLSICSLTHRQSYLNIAAVTMAVPLVALITVISLGTMFGSF from the coding sequence ATGACCAGTACGCTTGCAATCATTGTTTCCCTCGTTCTTTTGATGTACCTGGCTTATAGAGGCATTACCGTGCTGCTGCTGGCGCCCCTGATGGCGGCACTGGCGGTATTGCTCTCTGGCGACATCTCGTTTTTCTTGCCTATCTACACTGAGACCTTCATGTCCGCGTTGAGCGGCTACGTATTGCAGTTCCTCCCTATCTTCCTGCTGGGCGCCCTCTTTGGACAGTTGATGGCGGACTCGGGAGCGGCGCACACGATCTCGCGCTGGATAGTCGACCGCCTTGGCCACAAGCATGCCATCGTGACCGTGGTCCTGGCATGCAGTGTGCTCACCTACGGCGGCGTTTCGCTCTTCGTGGTGGCCTTCGCCATCTATCCGATAGCCCGCGACCTGTTCCGCGCGGCCGACATCCCGAAACGGCTGGTGCCCGCTTCCATTGCGCTGGGTTCGTTCACCTTTACGATGACGGCCTTGCCCGGCACGCCGGCCATACAGAACGCCATTCCGATCCCATACTACGGCACGAACGTGTTCGCCGCGCCGGGGCTGGGCATTATCGCTGCGGCCATCATGCTGGGCGGCGGCCTGTGGTGGCTGCGCTCACGCGAAGCAGCGGCGCGACTGCGGGGCGAGGGCTATGGACAGCATGTCGAAGCGGAGAGCGTCGCCAATGAAAAGGACGCCGAAGAGCGCGGCCCGATGTCGCGCATGCCGCTATTTCTGGCGATACTGCCGCTTTTGCTGGTGGTGGGCGTCAATGCCCTGTTCACCTACGTCGTTTTCCCGAACATGGACCTGACCTTCCTGGCGGAACGTTTCCCAAGCGTATCGCCCGGGAAAATGACCGGCCTGTGGGCGCTTATCGTTGCCCTGGTGGTGGCTTGCGCCACGCTGATCGTGTTGCGGCTGGGACACTGGAACGATCTCCGCGAAACCATCAACAAAGGCGTTTTCGGTTTCATGCTGCCGCTGTTCAACACCGCTTCCGAGGTGGGCTATGGCGCCGTCATTGCAAGCCTGGCGGGATTCGCGATAATCCGTGATGCCGTCCTGAATGTGGCGCCCGGCAATCCGCTGGTTTCCGAGGCCGTCGCGATGAACGTCCTTGCGGGCATCACGGGATCGTCTTCCGGCGGCCTGAGCATCGCCCTGCAAACGCTGGGTTCCGACTACCTGCGCATGGCGCAAGAGGCCGGCATCAGCCCCGAGCTGCTGCACCGCGTTGCCGTCATGGCGGCCGGCGGGTTCGACACCCTGCCTCACTGCGGTGCCATCATCACCCTGCTGTCCATTTGCAGCCTGACCCACCGGCAGTCCTATTTGAATATTGCGGCGGTAACCATGGCTGTGCCACTGGTGGCGCTCATCACCGTCATCAGCCTGGGCACGATGTTCGGCAGCTTCTGA
- a CDS encoding mandelate racemase/muconate lactonizing enzyme family protein, producing MMKIVQIQAYPVSFPVPTDKSVTLGIGRSVKRDAVLIRVETDQGLIGWGESHHGRCPGAIARLVDTTLRELVVGMDALDVSGVWARVYKMQIGSHGMGAAAALALSGLDLALWDIRCQAAGMPLYTMLGGRSRPIKAYAGGISLGWQEPASLADEAKAYVEQGYRAVKLRVGDTVARDIARVSAVRAALGPEIDILVDANTNYTLDDTRRVLPAYDELDVGWLEEPFPAHDLGLYRRAARLGRTPLAAGENHYTRYEFDPLIASESIGFVQPDLSKTGGITESLKIAAIAGARRLSVNPHTSATAVNMATSISFLCGIDNPGYFEADLTAYNPFRDDMTDKPPYVLDGNGCVSPLEGIGIGLTIDQAFVAAHPLIEGPCYV from the coding sequence ATGATGAAGATCGTTCAAATACAGGCCTACCCCGTTTCCTTTCCCGTGCCGACCGACAAGTCGGTGACCCTGGGCATAGGCCGCAGTGTCAAGCGCGATGCGGTCCTGATTCGGGTCGAAACGGATCAAGGGCTGATAGGCTGGGGTGAATCCCATCACGGCAGATGTCCCGGCGCCATCGCGCGCCTGGTCGATACGACCCTGCGCGAACTGGTTGTCGGCATGGATGCGCTGGACGTTTCGGGCGTATGGGCCAGGGTCTACAAGATGCAGATCGGCAGCCATGGCATGGGCGCGGCGGCGGCCCTGGCGCTCAGCGGCCTGGATCTGGCCTTGTGGGACATCCGCTGCCAGGCGGCCGGGATGCCTCTTTACACCATGCTGGGAGGCAGGAGCCGTCCCATCAAAGCCTATGCGGGCGGTATTTCGCTGGGCTGGCAGGAACCGGCATCCCTGGCGGACGAAGCGAAAGCATACGTGGAACAGGGCTATCGCGCCGTAAAGCTGCGTGTGGGTGATACCGTCGCACGCGATATTGCGCGCGTCTCGGCGGTGCGCGCGGCCCTGGGACCGGAGATCGACATCCTGGTGGATGCCAACACCAATTACACGCTGGACGATACGCGCCGCGTGCTGCCGGCCTACGATGAGCTCGATGTGGGTTGGCTGGAAGAGCCATTCCCCGCGCACGACCTGGGACTGTACCGCCGTGCGGCCAGGCTCGGCCGCACCCCGCTTGCCGCCGGGGAGAATCACTACACACGCTATGAATTCGACCCGCTGATCGCCTCCGAGTCCATCGGCTTCGTCCAGCCCGATCTTTCCAAGACGGGAGGCATCACCGAGTCGCTGAAGATAGCGGCGATCGCCGGCGCGCGGCGGCTCAGCGTCAACCCCCACACCTCCGCCACGGCGGTCAACATGGCCACGTCGATAAGCTTCCTGTGCGGGATCGACAATCCGGGCTACTTCGAGGCCGATCTTACCGCCTACAACCCCTTCCGGGACGATATGACGGACAAGCCGCCCTACGTGCTGGACGGGAATGGGTGCGTCAGCCCCCTGGAGGGAATCGGCATAGGGCTGACGATAGACCAGGCCTTCGTTGCGGCTCATCCGCTTATCGAAGGCCCGTGCTATGTCTAG